The Sorangiineae bacterium MSr11367 genome window below encodes:
- a CDS encoding glycoside hydrolase family 88 protein, translating to MSLSRRALLTSAAGAAVAAGTLAKNTSAAAATLASGDARTLKAAADYAISKLRVVAPAVTGFPLITKFEKWAYTQNGDWVGGFWPGTLWLAWLYSGEAQFKTLAQDWADKLAPRRTDTGTHDLGFLFYPSWVTAWRLTGEDKWRAGAIQAASSLIQRYNSKGHFIRAWGNLSDPGNAGRVIIDTMMNLDLLAFATEQTGDATYLDIATEHAKTAQRVFLRPDGSIPHVYDFNPSTGAPIGPNTVQGYSPTSCWSRGQAWGIYGFTTMYRRTGNAQFLTTATRLADFALSALTPDNVPVWDYLAPQAPNDIKDASAGTVMACGLLDLANASQRSSYRAAAIRILTAISQTCLTTKSTRAEAIVARCTRNRPSEDGIEVSVPYGDYYLLEGILRILKPAELAQAIGL from the coding sequence ATGAGTCTGAGCAGACGCGCTCTGTTGACCAGTGCAGCCGGTGCCGCCGTCGCGGCAGGGACACTCGCAAAGAATACTTCGGCGGCGGCGGCCACGCTCGCGAGCGGCGACGCGCGCACGTTGAAGGCGGCGGCCGACTACGCCATTTCCAAATTGCGTGTCGTCGCGCCGGCGGTGACGGGCTTCCCATTGATCACGAAGTTCGAAAAGTGGGCCTATACGCAGAACGGCGACTGGGTCGGCGGCTTTTGGCCCGGAACCTTGTGGCTCGCGTGGCTTTACAGCGGGGAGGCACAATTCAAAACCCTCGCGCAGGATTGGGCGGACAAGCTCGCACCGCGGCGCACGGACACCGGCACGCACGATCTGGGGTTCCTCTTCTACCCCTCCTGGGTCACCGCGTGGCGGCTCACCGGTGAAGACAAATGGCGCGCCGGCGCCATTCAAGCCGCCTCGTCGCTGATCCAGCGGTACAATTCCAAAGGGCATTTCATTCGCGCCTGGGGCAACCTGTCCGATCCGGGGAATGCGGGGCGCGTCATCATCGATACGATGATGAACCTCGACTTGCTGGCCTTTGCCACCGAGCAGACGGGGGATGCCACCTACTTGGACATTGCCACCGAGCACGCGAAGACGGCCCAACGCGTATTCCTCCGCCCGGACGGCTCGATACCGCACGTCTACGACTTCAATCCGAGCACCGGCGCGCCCATCGGGCCGAACACCGTGCAGGGCTACAGTCCGACGTCGTGTTGGTCGCGCGGGCAAGCTTGGGGCATCTACGGTTTCACGACCATGTACCGCCGCACCGGCAATGCGCAATTCCTGACCACCGCGACCCGGCTGGCCGATTTCGCGCTCTCGGCGTTGACGCCGGACAATGTCCCGGTTTGGGACTACCTGGCACCGCAAGCGCCGAACGACATCAAGGATGCATCGGCCGGTACCGTCATGGCGTGTGGTTTGCTCGACCTGGCCAATGCCTCGCAGCGCTCGTCGTACCGCGCGGCGGCCATCCGCATCCTGACGGCGATCTCGCAGACTTGCTTGACCACCAAGTCCACCCGGGCGGAGGCCATCGTCGCACGGTGCACACGCAATCGTCCCTCCGAAGACGGCATCGAGGTTTCCGTGCCCTACGGGGATTACTACCTGCTCGAAGGCATCCTGCGCATCCTGAAGCCGGCCGAGCTCGCGCAGGCCATCGGGCTTTAG
- a CDS encoding MBL fold metallo-hydrolase: MNTRKMAVKFGRVALLLAMVTACAAVDADAEPSKGKVNLQVVPGVYRFDVGDFRMTALSDGTVAQDVYKIASNTSPGELDGALHRGYVTNPVEASINVVLIQAGPRLVLVDTGSGELFGPGNGGKLVSAMTATGVRPQQITDILITHVHTDHSGGLIADGKIQFPNATVHVGKPDVDFFLDPANSAKSGYDIHYFNEAIKTLKPYVDAGKVRTFSGTTEVLPGITASLHPGHTPGTAFFVAESRGEKITFIGDIVHFSAVQFPNPKVTVVYDLDTKAAAAVRTQQFSLFAQQRMLVSAPHLPFPGVGHVRAEAGGGFGWVPIDYTNRQAK, from the coding sequence ATGAATACGAGGAAAATGGCGGTGAAGTTCGGCAGGGTGGCGCTGCTGCTGGCGATGGTGACGGCGTGTGCGGCGGTCGATGCGGATGCGGAACCGTCGAAGGGCAAGGTCAACTTGCAGGTGGTGCCCGGGGTTTATCGATTCGACGTTGGCGATTTTCGCATGACGGCGCTCTCGGATGGCACCGTGGCGCAGGACGTTTACAAGATTGCATCGAATACGTCGCCGGGCGAACTCGATGGGGCGCTGCACCGTGGATACGTGACGAATCCCGTCGAGGCGTCGATCAACGTCGTTCTGATCCAGGCCGGGCCGCGGCTCGTGCTCGTGGACACCGGGTCCGGCGAATTGTTCGGCCCTGGCAATGGAGGCAAGCTGGTTTCTGCCATGACGGCGACCGGGGTCCGTCCGCAGCAGATTACCGATATCTTGATTACCCACGTTCACACGGATCACAGTGGCGGCTTGATTGCGGACGGCAAAATTCAATTTCCCAATGCCACCGTGCACGTGGGGAAGCCGGACGTGGACTTTTTCTTGGACCCGGCCAATTCGGCCAAGTCGGGGTACGATATTCACTATTTCAACGAGGCCATCAAGACGTTGAAACCCTACGTCGACGCGGGCAAGGTGCGCACCTTCTCGGGTACGACGGAGGTGCTCCCGGGCATCACGGCGAGCCTCCATCCGGGGCATACGCCGGGCACGGCGTTTTTCGTGGCCGAAAGCCGCGGGGAGAAGATTACCTTCATCGGCGACATCGTTCACTTCAGCGCGGTCCAATTCCCCAATCCGAAGGTCACCGTCGTCTACGATCTCGATACGAAGGCGGCGGCCGCGGTCAGGACGCAGCAATTTTCGCTTTTTGCGCAGCAGCGCATGCTCGTTTCTGCACCGCATTTGCCGTTTCCGGGCGTCGGGCACGTTCGCGCGGAAGCGGGGGGCGGCTTCGGCTGGGTGCCCATCGACTACACCAATCGGCAAGCGAAATAG
- a CDS encoding tetratricopeptide repeat protein, which translates to MSAECIDANTVTMWFDGELAPEERVSVQDHIDACDACRSLFGELGRVAADTADMAGVLVRPPRAPITVGQRIDRYAVLEWLGEGGMGVVYGAYDPKLERRVAIKLLRAETERDEDATRLLREAQSLARVSHPNVIAVYDAGEHEGHIFIAMEHVRGGTMAEWLRRDKPPWRTILARYIDAARGLAAVHAAGIVHRDFKPNNVLFGDDGRVRVTDFGLARMATPEGELAPTMERSWLGTPAYVSPEQRDRHAVDARSDQYSFCVALHEALYGELPAMGKGESSGSKVPARIRHVLARGLSTDPETRFESMDALIAELSRDRRAQWLRIGSVLAAVAGVTFGAVAYSRAHHAAPAPCAGAERKLAGVWDDARKQTIRAAFLAGGRSYAGDAWNETERALDAYTARWVASHTETCEATRVHGDQSEALMDLRIACLDARAHEVKALTDLFTSGNAKSIERAVPAVAALSSVAGCSETDALRVRVPGPSDPAKRGELEGLSTQVDQAVALARADDVPAAEKAARPLVDLVRAAGDRSLESKVHYILGRAHSGKGEWAQAEAAYFEALFAAEAALDEPEKARALVGLVWVISHQYQRPAADAERPGKLAAAILERMPKELDLRASLENNLANVQEREGRFKEALAGYERALALREADTPDGYRVGLALMNAAIPLAELDQGEKALEYQRRGIEIYERRLGPHHPLLGIALSNVAISERTIRRYDDGVAHARRARDIALDLYGPEHRQVSRSGAILADLLGDLGRYPEALMEAQNALAVFERLYPNERETVQAMNTLSSIYHSMGRYAEAVDVALRAQALCERLGNPVHHTSDMLSILGGSYLGLKQPRKAVELLERSLKIRLESRPQDDQLAQTRMLLARALWDANTDRPRAIELAVKVRDVYASLAHYEKERDEAIAWLASHPAPASR; encoded by the coding sequence ATGTCGGCAGAGTGCATCGACGCAAACACGGTCACGATGTGGTTCGACGGGGAACTTGCCCCGGAGGAACGCGTCTCGGTGCAGGACCACATCGATGCATGCGACGCGTGCCGCTCTCTCTTCGGTGAGCTGGGGCGCGTCGCAGCGGACACCGCCGACATGGCCGGCGTGCTCGTGCGGCCGCCGCGTGCACCCATCACGGTGGGGCAGCGCATCGACCGCTATGCCGTCCTCGAGTGGCTCGGGGAAGGTGGCATGGGCGTCGTGTATGGCGCGTATGATCCCAAGCTCGAACGGCGGGTGGCCATCAAATTGCTCCGCGCGGAGACGGAGCGCGACGAGGATGCGACCCGCCTCTTGCGCGAGGCGCAGTCGCTCGCGCGCGTGTCGCACCCCAACGTCATCGCGGTGTACGACGCGGGGGAGCACGAAGGGCACATCTTCATTGCGATGGAGCACGTGCGCGGTGGCACCATGGCCGAGTGGCTGCGGCGCGACAAGCCGCCGTGGCGGACCATTCTCGCGCGCTATATCGATGCCGCGCGCGGGCTTGCGGCCGTGCATGCCGCGGGCATCGTCCATCGCGATTTCAAACCGAACAATGTCTTGTTCGGCGACGACGGGCGCGTGCGCGTCACGGACTTCGGCCTCGCCCGCATGGCCACGCCGGAGGGGGAATTGGCTCCTACGATGGAGCGCTCGTGGCTCGGCACGCCGGCTTACGTTTCACCCGAACAGCGCGACCGCCATGCGGTCGATGCGCGCAGTGACCAATACAGCTTTTGCGTCGCCCTCCACGAGGCGCTCTACGGCGAGCTGCCGGCGATGGGTAAGGGGGAGTCTTCCGGCTCCAAGGTGCCCGCGCGCATCCGCCATGTGCTCGCGCGCGGGCTGTCGACCGATCCCGAGACACGGTTCGAGTCGATGGACGCCCTCATCGCCGAGCTATCGCGCGATCGCCGAGCCCAATGGCTGCGGATCGGAAGCGTGCTCGCCGCGGTCGCCGGTGTCACGTTCGGCGCAGTGGCCTACTCCCGTGCGCACCACGCCGCGCCGGCGCCATGCGCGGGTGCCGAGCGCAAGCTCGCGGGCGTGTGGGACGACGCGCGAAAGCAGACGATCCGCGCGGCCTTCTTGGCGGGGGGCCGGAGCTATGCGGGCGACGCGTGGAACGAGACCGAGCGAGCGCTCGACGCGTACACGGCGCGGTGGGTAGCCAGCCACACCGAGACGTGCGAGGCGACGCGCGTGCACGGCGATCAATCGGAGGCGCTGATGGACTTGCGCATCGCCTGCCTCGACGCCCGTGCCCACGAGGTCAAGGCGCTAACCGATCTCTTCACGAGCGGAAATGCGAAAAGCATCGAGCGCGCCGTGCCCGCGGTGGCGGCGCTTTCGAGCGTCGCCGGCTGCTCGGAGACCGACGCACTCCGGGTCCGGGTTCCGGGCCCCTCGGATCCCGCGAAGCGTGGCGAATTGGAGGGTTTGAGCACGCAGGTGGATCAAGCGGTCGCCCTCGCCCGCGCGGACGACGTACCCGCCGCCGAAAAGGCCGCGCGGCCGTTGGTCGACCTCGTGCGTGCGGCGGGGGATCGGTCGCTCGAATCGAAGGTTCACTACATCCTCGGGCGCGCTCATAGCGGCAAAGGCGAATGGGCGCAGGCCGAGGCGGCCTACTTCGAGGCGCTGTTCGCCGCGGAAGCCGCCCTCGACGAACCCGAGAAGGCGCGAGCCCTGGTGGGGCTCGTCTGGGTCATCTCGCATCAATACCAACGCCCGGCGGCGGATGCCGAGCGCCCGGGAAAGCTTGCGGCAGCCATCCTCGAGCGAATGCCCAAGGAGCTCGACCTGCGAGCCTCCCTCGAGAACAATCTCGCGAACGTCCAGGAGCGGGAAGGCCGCTTCAAGGAGGCCCTCGCGGGCTACGAGCGCGCCCTGGCGTTGCGCGAGGCGGACACGCCCGATGGGTATCGCGTAGGACTTGCCTTGATGAACGCGGCCATTCCACTGGCGGAACTGGATCAGGGCGAGAAGGCGCTCGAGTACCAGCGGCGCGGCATCGAGATTTACGAGCGGCGCCTCGGTCCGCACCATCCGCTTCTCGGGATTGCCCTGTCGAACGTCGCCATCTCCGAGCGCACGATCCGTCGGTACGACGATGGCGTGGCCCATGCCCGCCGCGCCCGCGACATTGCCCTGGACCTGTATGGGCCCGAGCACCGCCAGGTCTCGCGCTCGGGCGCCATCTTGGCGGATCTGCTGGGTGACCTGGGGCGCTACCCCGAGGCGCTCATGGAGGCGCAGAACGCGCTGGCCGTGTTCGAGCGGCTTTACCCCAATGAGCGCGAGACCGTCCAGGCCATGAATACCCTAAGCTCGATTTACCATAGCATGGGCCGCTACGCCGAAGCCGTCGATGTGGCGTTGCGTGCGCAAGCTCTGTGCGAGCGTCTGGGCAATCCCGTACATCACACGTCGGACATGCTGAGCATCTTGGGAGGTTCCTATTTGGGCCTGAAGCAACCGCGGAAAGCGGTGGAGCTTCTCGAACGCAGTCTCAAGATTCGCTTGGAGTCGAGGCCCCAGGACGACCAGCTCGCTCAAACACGCATGCTCCTCGCCCGCGCCCTCTGGGACGCGAATACCGATCGGCCGCGGGCCATCGAGCTCGCGGTGAAAGTGCGCGACGTCTATGCGTCGCTCGCCCACTACGAGAAGGAGCGCGACGAGGCCATCGCATGGCTCGCGTCGCACCCCGCGCCGGCGTCCCGCTGA
- a CDS encoding phospholipase D-like domain-containing protein, with protein sequence MILGAGLSGCAETPDTAEDDSAPGAIESAELTADAIAAYVPPAGAVFNRPTAAGAGGENAIQNRLIELIDHVPAGAEIRVVMYTWREAPVADALIRAHARGARVKVLMNNAADGNSTAMFDKLRGALGNYGASAPSWGAQCKAGWGCLGTGINHNKFFLFSQVGETKNVVVQSSANLTHDNRVKFWNNAYTVADQGLYGLYSKYFTRLTAGITRTSTPPNDAYTAENAGAYKLYTFPRAGSTSSSDTIVNVLENVACSTDPSSRTRIRVAVLQLYRPAVASKLVALKNQGCQVYLAYESFDGGVDGIVRNKLTGIRHCAGDETVHSKYLLIEAGAGSYAGEKGAKLVFTGSHNYNPNSLRNNDETILRIDDASVYQQYEDNFDEGVFASCPAWP encoded by the coding sequence GTGATCCTCGGAGCCGGGCTCTCGGGCTGCGCGGAAACCCCTGACACCGCGGAAGACGATTCCGCGCCGGGTGCCATCGAGAGCGCGGAGCTCACCGCCGATGCGATCGCGGCGTACGTGCCGCCGGCGGGCGCGGTGTTCAATCGACCGACCGCCGCCGGCGCGGGCGGGGAAAATGCCATTCAGAACCGTCTCATCGAGCTGATCGACCACGTGCCCGCCGGCGCGGAGATCCGCGTGGTCATGTACACGTGGCGGGAGGCACCGGTGGCCGATGCGCTCATTCGCGCGCATGCGCGGGGCGCGCGGGTGAAGGTGTTGATGAACAATGCCGCCGACGGCAACTCCACCGCGATGTTCGACAAGCTACGGGGTGCTTTGGGAAACTACGGCGCCAGCGCCCCTTCCTGGGGCGCCCAATGCAAGGCGGGCTGGGGCTGCCTTGGCACGGGCATCAATCACAACAAGTTCTTTCTCTTCTCGCAGGTGGGCGAGACGAAAAACGTCGTCGTGCAGAGCTCCGCCAATCTGACCCACGACAACCGCGTCAAGTTTTGGAACAACGCCTACACGGTGGCCGACCAAGGTCTCTATGGGCTCTATTCGAAGTACTTCACACGGCTGACCGCAGGCATCACCCGCACGAGTACGCCCCCCAACGATGCGTACACCGCCGAAAATGCGGGAGCCTACAAGCTCTATACATTTCCCAGGGCGGGTTCGACGTCATCCTCGGACACCATCGTGAACGTGCTCGAGAATGTCGCGTGCAGCACCGACCCATCGTCGCGCACCCGCATTCGCGTGGCCGTATTGCAACTTTATCGGCCGGCGGTGGCGTCCAAACTCGTCGCGTTGAAGAACCAGGGCTGCCAGGTCTATTTGGCATACGAATCCTTCGATGGGGGCGTGGACGGCATCGTCCGGAACAAGCTCACCGGCATCCGCCATTGCGCGGGCGACGAGACGGTGCACTCGAAATACCTGCTCATCGAGGCCGGCGCCGGCAGCTACGCGGGGGAAAAAGGCGCGAAGCTCGTTTTCACCGGCAGCCACAATTACAATCCGAATTCGCTGCGCAACAACGACGAGACCATTTTGCGCATCGACGATGCCAGCGTCTACCAGCAATACGAGGACAACTTCGACGAAGGCGTCTTCGCCTCCTGCCCCGCCTGGCCATAG
- a CDS encoding polysaccharide deacetylase family protein: MAVERNPELAREIVQRGHEAAAHGHTWTPQFSMTPAEERAAYESNIHAIQKATGVRPVGFNAFWLRGTPKTLEILQDLGFLYHVDDVSRDEPFIVPVRGKPFVVVPYTLRNNDIVRFDAPALTWSGFLEELKAEFDVLYEESQRRRRLMSISTHDRIAGTPARVKALGEFIDYAQKHKGVTFMRKDEIARFALAQSNTPREM; encoded by the coding sequence ATGGCCGTGGAGCGCAACCCCGAGCTCGCGCGCGAGATCGTGCAACGGGGGCACGAGGCGGCGGCACACGGGCACACGTGGACGCCCCAGTTTTCCATGACGCCGGCAGAAGAGCGCGCGGCGTACGAATCGAACATCCACGCCATTCAAAAGGCGACGGGCGTGCGCCCGGTGGGATTCAACGCATTCTGGTTGCGAGGCACCCCGAAGACGCTCGAAATCCTGCAAGATTTGGGCTTCCTCTACCACGTCGACGACGTGAGCCGCGACGAGCCGTTCATCGTGCCGGTGCGGGGAAAGCCCTTCGTGGTGGTGCCTTATACCCTGCGCAACAACGATATCGTCCGATTCGACGCGCCCGCGCTGACTTGGAGTGGATTCCTAGAGGAGCTCAAAGCCGAATTCGACGTCCTTTACGAAGAGTCGCAAAGGCGCCGGCGCTTGATGTCCATCAGCACCCACGATCGCATTGCCGGCACCCCCGCCCGCGTCAAAGCCCTGGGCGAATTCATCGACTATGCGCAAAAGCACAAGGGCGTCACGTTCATGCGAAAGGACGAGATTGCCCGCTTTGCCCTCGCGCAGTCCAACACGCCGCGGGAAATGTGA